AAAGTCGAGTAAATCGTAACCAATAAGAAGTGCTTCAAATTGAGCACGCCATTGAGGAAAGGTGGAGGGAGTTAACTTTTCATTGATTTGGGCAGTGATGTTGAGAACAATGAGCGGTTTATCGGCTGCGGAAGGAGGTTGGGtgttgagagaaaaagttgGGTTTTGATCGGATGGGGTAGACATGGGGGAAACTGGGATCGATGACTCGGTAGAGATCGGCtcttctgataccatgtagagaGGTAAGAATTACtgtgattttcaatgaataATTTTCCCTCACGTTCCATTGATAGAAgttcaaaaatatatacaaagtaTTGGAAAGCTAATTTAGGAAACATGTAAACCGTAAGGCTAAAACTAAGCTACTGTTACAATATACAATCCTAGAAATCAGCCTTAGAATCATTCTCCAAATATAGAATTAGTGACAGAATATTGAGCATGATTTTCGGctatatatgctctgttttggttTGAATGGAATCCACACATACTTCCCTTATAAGTCCCTCCCAATTCTCGGAGTTGATCTTCAGTGTTGTTTCGTTGATCAAGTACGCCACCATCTGGAACAAAACTCAGGGGTTAGAGAAGAAAGTCCAATTAGAACACACAAACATGCACATAACAAGAGTGGTCTTGGACTCTTGAGGAAGCGACCCAAAAAAGAGGGAGAGACCAGTTTCTTAATTTTCCAAAATGTAAATCAGGTCAATTGCCAGATCATGCCATCAGCATATTGGAATATTGCAGTTCATCCAAATAGCACAACCATAACTAATAATAAATACGATCATTACTTACCTGAGAACATCCTCTAGAGACAGCAAGATGCAATAGAGTGTTGCCCAATTGATCTGTGTGGTGGAAGAGATCAGTATCATGGAAGGCACCCACCAACCACATGAAAGCATCGTAGTGCTTGTATTTCACAGTTAAATTAAAAACAGTTTCTCCCTGTCTTGTGAGATGGTGAAAGCATATGGGAGCCATCCGTTCAAATTCTTCGAAAGTCTCAGTTTTGCCGTTCATGGCTGCCAAATGCAGTGGCATGTATCCTGTGCTGCTGAACTGCAGAGCGATGTCCAGTCCAAGACACAACAGCATTTTGGTTATTTCCAGGTGCCCACTGATACAAGCACAGTGCAATGGAGAATATCCATTCCTGTCAAACGTGCGAGCAAGGCCCGGGCACACATTTAATAACTCCCTAACAATGTCTGCCAAGAAGTAGCAAACCCGGGAGTATaaattagttaaaaattaaaatacttggAGAAACAAATACACTCCGGACAACACGAAGTTGCTACtgtgtaaaattatttattgtgttAAAGATTTAAATTGATAGGcaaatatagataaaaaaaaaaaaaattctatattttaatttatattaaattgataggaaaatatagacttaattatttgtattgtatatattattaacaCTCATCTTTAAGTGTGGGCTAGACTACCTTTCAATAATTCGAGATAAAAGAATTTATGAATagaagtgaaatgatttgaattataatattttatttgaattttgataaataagagaaaaatttgaataaaatattatcaatttaaaatattattataatataattttttaatattatatttgttttaatatttaaaaaaattgaattgttttttatgttttgtgtagaagtttgagaaaattataatgatttataaatgattaaataaaaaagttgaatatttgaaatagaaaagtgtttgtatttgagattttgaatgatatttgggaatgagatgagatgagataaaatgaaatgaaacctCTTTTAGTGTGTGGTCCAACACGTGGAATATTTGATTAAATAGAATAGAGTGTTGAGTCATGATTCAAATTCATGACTTTTTTTTGATACATtgtgaaattattaattattctaaaagtttaagagaataaatatatttaattatttttaataggtACCTTTGAAACCTCTCGAGACAGCTACGTGAAGGCAAGTTGAATCAAGACCCTCATCTTCTATACCTACCAACCAGGACTGATTCAAAAGAATCTTCACCACATCCAGGTGCCCATTACTGCAAGCAACAAAAAATGGACTTTGATTTTCAGCATTAAGTTTACAAGCTGCCCCGGGATTCGTCTCCAATAGCAGCTTTAAGATCTGAGTTTGACCGAGACGACAAGCTTCATGGAGTGGAGTCTCTAACTTAGCATTCTCTGCCTCGACGAACATGGGGCGCAGCTTCAAAACTTCCTTCACCAAATCAGTGTGTCCGAATCTTGATGCCCAGTGTAACACCGTGTTCCTTGATTCAGCTGTTCTTTGATCGAGAAAATCTTCATTCTCGCGAACTAAATTGATGAAAGTGTTTTGATCGTTTCTTGCGACGGCCACCATTAGTCTTGGATCCATTTCTGTAAGCTGCTAAGACTATAGAAAAACCTTGTTCAGCTCGGAGATAAATCTAGCAGTACTTGAAAGAACTTATCCACTTCAAAAGCAGCCGGCAAAGAGAGAATGAAACGTTGCGAGACATATAGAGAGAAGAgattggaatatatatatatgtgtgtgtgtattttgattctttgaatTAAGTCTAATTATAACTTGTATAAGTTGTTCCCCTAAAGATATAGTTTTTAATAACCAATTTCTAGAATTATCTTTTTCAATGGAGCAGCAGCTTCCTACGTAGTTTCTCGAATTGATGCTTCTATTCCCATGTCAAGTGATGCTAAACATCGCACTCTTATcatattttcatcttattatataaaaGGTGTCATATTGTATTGTAAAATAACATCATAACTAACTTGCCTCTTCTTGGATCAAAGCTAGTTATGAcacctttttaaatttaaaaggtGTCATAACTAGCTTGCTTTTATTTGTATCAAAGCTTTTAATATTTGTTATCCagtctataaaaaaataaatttaaaaatttaaatcttataaatcaaattctaTTATCAGAATAATGCGAAAAATGTATTCTCGGTACCcaaatatataacttatatttatatgaagctCATAATTTGGAATGAAaaactctttctttctttctttttttattaaaatgcaGAAATTACCTGTTAGTTGTTAGGCGGCTTAGAGCACTAGTAGTGggctcaacaaatctttcactattctattaaaatattgattttaaactttttattgaattttaattataattgtaatttaaatatgattatattaaatattatggttgtattaaaatttatgattatattattattatattttactctaaaaatattttactagtggTTTTGGCTCTAATATGGAAGAATATTTTACtctaaagaatattttaatattatggaagaatattttactctaaaaatattatttagctaGTGGTTTTGGCTCAATAAATTTAACTAGCTAAAAGATTGATGGCTAAATTTACTGTACACTTATTGAGtctattgtaaatatttttttcacattttaactATTCTTTAACTATAATTTAACTTTATTAAACTCACTACCAATGCTATTAGGCCCTTGCAATGGCTGTATTCAGATGGTTGACGTGAACTCTCATGTCTTAACCTCACGAAACCTCTTTTCACgacaatgagaaaaaaattggCCGGCAACTTCGTCCTATGCATCCTCACCGGCCCAGAAATGCAGCCTTAAATTCTGAGTATCTTCCAGGAAGATTTCcagaatatttatttattatttacgcGTAGACCTTTTctctaaggaaaaaaaaaaaaacattcggACTTTTTCTTCAATTCGGTGACGGACAGCTTGTTTTGATGGAAGATTTCTCCAAAAGACCTTTTCGtttctatacatatataattaataactgatattttatttttatttttcaatttgaaatctgttcttctctttttataagtttcgaaattactaaataaataaatttagaaatccatttttatacatatacttaCGTATTATCAaggattaataatatatttataaaaatatatgcaatttctaattaaaaatattaaaataaaataaccatttaaatttaaaacctgtaaaaaaatttaaaaaaaaataatataagtaAACTAAATCCACATGGGCATGAACATGCaaaaaactcaattaaaaaCACAAGATAAGGTTAATTTAATGTACTAGACATTCCATATGGttcccttttttttccctctctctcatttttattaatcccatataacttatataagaaaatgattatatatttccaattattagaaaaataaacaaatatatattaattatatataaatgaataacATTATTACTTTAATGCACGTATTGTACCTTTGTAAAAGGTTGGACTTTGCCCTTGAGGGGTTCTAAGACAGTAGCAATCAGCTAACCGGAAGCACATTCTAGAAGCTTGAAGAATAATTTCACATAATCTTCTTGTTATGAAAAGGGTGACTAGGCTACCAGGTGTGACCAAGGCATTGTATTCTGTTATGTAATATGACTATAAATATTCATTACTGTACAGAGGCTATTGCAGTCGAAAGAGAGCCTTGAAGGCCCAGAACAAGGGCCTGTACTTTCAAAGAGTGGGCCGAAATAAGCTTTGCTAGCCAGGAAAAAAGGCCTTGAGATTAGTAAGTTTGGGCTTGGATATAACATGAAGGTTATATTTTGTTCAGTAATTGGGGCcttaaggaaaaataaaactataaattCTTCGAAGCTTCGATACTGCAATGTGCATGGCGATGATTCAAACCTGTCTTTTGTTTTCTACcatcttcaaataaaataatattttttgaaaatatttattttaatttttagttttgagttgatatatttaaatctgaaagaagtaataatattttattgataagttGTAAATAAAATGCAGTTGGATTGTGCATTTTCCACCTTAAGCATGATATCACCATCCACCATTACTATGTTCCATATACAGATAGAGGCAAATAGAAAAGGGCAAAAGGGAaacagaaacaaagaaaatggaGAATATATGTTGTTTCAAATCACAAACTTTTTTGCATATTACAACCAATTCAGCTCATGTAGAGAATCACCTTAACATGACCAGAAAATCTATCTTATTTCAAAGAAAGTGGTATTATGTTGAATTCATTATCATGTTGCAATCAgctcaataaataaaaagt
This genomic interval from Carya illinoinensis cultivar Pawnee chromosome 2, C.illinoinensisPawnee_v1, whole genome shotgun sequence contains the following:
- the LOC122301017 gene encoding homeobox protein Wariai-like isoform X2, with product MDPRLMVAVARNDQNTFINLVRENEDFLDQRTAESRNTVLHWASRFGHTDLVKEVLKLRPMFVEAENAKLETPLHEACRLGQTQILKLLLETNPGAACKLNAENQSPFFVACSNGHLDVVKILLNQSWLVGIEDEGLDSTCLHVAVSRGFKDIVRELLNVCPGLARTFDRNGYSPLHCACISGHLEITKMLLCLGLDIALQFSSTGYMPLHLAAMNGKTETFEEFERMAPICFHHLTRQGETVFNLTVKYKHYDAFMWLVGAFHDTDLFHHTDQLGNTLLHLAVSRGCSQMVAYLINETTLKINSENWEGLTAFDILYQANRMDKFPDIKDLLERSGGRKGSRMWSMTNVVDDPSNKRTSSEVNSIHHQVEETNEIQDDNTTKPEYSPRKTASSLSNASRHKRLSRIRREELSKFYNDRRYKTHDIYWEALQNARNTITLVSILIATVTFTAGMSPPLGIIFQEGQLEGKKENLTRKENTAFKVPWELYSSFWDTLWLHTG